The genomic region TCGCCTCACGCCCAGGAGTATTCTACGGACAATGCTCTGAAATCTGCGGAGCAAATCATAGCTTTATACCAATTGTAGTTGAAGCAGTACCACTAGAACACTTCGAAAACTGATCCTCACTAATACTAGAAGACGCCTCGCTAGGAAGCTAAATATTGGACAAAGCGTTGGCCTTTTAAGCCAAAGATTGGTGATTCCCGACCACCTCTAGTGAAATGCCACAATTAAACCCAGGCCCTTGATTTGCAATCTTAGTATTTTCTTGACTAGTTTTCTTAACTATTATTCCAACTAAAATCTTAAGCCACATCTCACCAAATGAACCAACCCCAGTAAGTGCTGAAAAACACAAAACTGAATCCTGAGACTGACCATGATAGTAAGCTTCTTCGACCAATTTGCAAGCCCATCCTACCTAGGAATTCCACTAATTGCCATCGCAATTGCACTACCCTGAGTACTTTACCCAACTTCATCATCTCGATGAATTAACAACCGCCTTATTACAATTCAAGGATGATTCATTAATCGATTTACAAATCAACTAATACTCCCACTAAATGTAGGGGGACATAAATGAGCCCTACTACTAGCCTCCCTAATAATTTTCTTAATTACAATTAACATGTTAGGGCTCCTGCCATATACCTTTACACCAACGACACAACTATCACTCAATATGGGATTTGCTGTACCACTATGACTTGCTACAGTAATTATCGGAATGCGAAATCAACCAACAGTAGCTTTAGGTCACCTGTTACCAGAAGGTACACCCATCCCACTGATTCCAGTACTAATTATTATCGAAACAATTAGTCTATTTATTCGACCATTAGCCCTAGGAGTCCGA from Carassius gibelio mitochondrion, complete genome harbors:
- the ATP6 gene encoding ATP synthase F0 subunit 6, which produces MMVSFFDQFASPSYLGIPLIAIAIALPWVLYPTSSSRWINNRLITIQGWFINRFTNQLMLPLNVGGHKWALLLASLMIFLITINMLGLLPYTFTPTTQLSLNMGFAVPLWLATVIIGMRNQPTVALGHLLPEGTPIPLIPVLIIIETISLFIRPLALGVRLTANLTAGHLLIQLIATAVFVLLPMMPTVAILTATVLFLLTLLEVAVAMIQAYVFVLLLSLYLQENV
- the ATP8 gene encoding ATP synthase F0 subunit 8, which gives rise to MPQLNPGPWFAILVFSWLVFLTIIPTKILSHISPNEPTPVSAEKHKTESWDWPW